In Melospiza melodia melodia isolate bMelMel2 chromosome 11, bMelMel2.pri, whole genome shotgun sequence, the following proteins share a genomic window:
- the RGS18 gene encoding regulator of G-protein signaling 18 isoform X1, whose translation MENPLLLFPQLNISASKDKPYYKVMKPAIKEEPNKASKPGAKQKRNRLSLLLQKPEFHESDHLGKAGNLTKAASSVSPEEAVKWGESFDKLLSEKAGLDAFTKFLKTEFSEENIEFWIACEDYKKSKSAHDLLPKAKTIFETFIQKDAPKEVNLDFHTKEVTSQSMGQPLRSTFDAAQSTVYRLMEQDSYPRFLRSAAYRGLLQGRPAARAALRRRSRSFTVSDFQGVRPDLTVW comes from the exons ATGGAGAACCCACTTCTTTTATTCCCCCAACTCAACATTTCTGCTTCAAAGGATAAACCCTATTACAAAGTCATGAAACCAGCGATTAAGGAAGAACCAAACAAGGCAAGCAAGCCTGG AGCTAAGCAGAAGAGAAATAGGCTGAGCCTGCTCCTGCAGAAACCTGAATTCCATGAAAGCGATCACCTTGGCAAAGCTGGAAACTTGACAAAAGCAGCAAG CAGTGTGTCTCCTGAAGAAGCAGTGAAATGGGGAGAGTCTTTTGACAAACTACTTTCTGAGAAAG CTGGGCTGGATGCCTTCACAAAGTTTCTGAAAACTGAGTTCAGTGAGGAGAACATCGAATTCTGGATCGCCTGTGAGGATTACAAGAAAAGCAAAAGCGCACATGATCTTCTGCCAAAAGCCAAGACCATTTTTGAAACATTCATACAGAAAGATGCTCCAAAAGAG GTGAATCTGGACTTTCACACCAAGGAAGTCACAAGccagagcatggggcagcccctgcgcAGCACCTTCGACGCGGCGCAGAGCACGGTGTACCGGCTGATGGAGCAGGACAGCTACCCGCGCTTCCTGCGCTCCGCCGCCTACCGGGGCCTGCTGCAGGGCCGGCCCGCGGCCCGCGCCGCgctccgccgccgctcccgctcctTCACCGTCAGCGACTTCCAGGGCGTGCGGCCGGACCTCACCGTGTGGTGA
- the RGS18 gene encoding regulator of G-protein signaling 18 isoform X2, with protein MENPLLLFPQLNISASKDKPYYKVMKPAIKEEPNKASKPGAKQKRNRLSLLLQKPEFHESDHLGKAGNLTKAASVSPEEAVKWGESFDKLLSEKAGLDAFTKFLKTEFSEENIEFWIACEDYKKSKSAHDLLPKAKTIFETFIQKDAPKEVNLDFHTKEVTSQSMGQPLRSTFDAAQSTVYRLMEQDSYPRFLRSAAYRGLLQGRPAARAALRRRSRSFTVSDFQGVRPDLTVW; from the exons ATGGAGAACCCACTTCTTTTATTCCCCCAACTCAACATTTCTGCTTCAAAGGATAAACCCTATTACAAAGTCATGAAACCAGCGATTAAGGAAGAACCAAACAAGGCAAGCAAGCCTGG AGCTAAGCAGAAGAGAAATAGGCTGAGCCTGCTCCTGCAGAAACCTGAATTCCATGAAAGCGATCACCTTGGCAAAGCTGGAAACTTGACAAAAGCAGCAAG TGTGTCTCCTGAAGAAGCAGTGAAATGGGGAGAGTCTTTTGACAAACTACTTTCTGAGAAAG CTGGGCTGGATGCCTTCACAAAGTTTCTGAAAACTGAGTTCAGTGAGGAGAACATCGAATTCTGGATCGCCTGTGAGGATTACAAGAAAAGCAAAAGCGCACATGATCTTCTGCCAAAAGCCAAGACCATTTTTGAAACATTCATACAGAAAGATGCTCCAAAAGAG GTGAATCTGGACTTTCACACCAAGGAAGTCACAAGccagagcatggggcagcccctgcgcAGCACCTTCGACGCGGCGCAGAGCACGGTGTACCGGCTGATGGAGCAGGACAGCTACCCGCGCTTCCTGCGCTCCGCCGCCTACCGGGGCCTGCTGCAGGGCCGGCCCGCGGCCCGCGCCGCgctccgccgccgctcccgctcctTCACCGTCAGCGACTTCCAGGGCGTGCGGCCGGACCTCACCGTGTGGTGA